Proteins encoded together in one Rhizobium leguminosarum bv. trifolii WSM1325 window:
- a CDS encoding ABC transporter related (PFAM: ABC transporter related; Oligopeptide/dipeptide ABC transporter domain protein~SMART: AAA ATPase~KEGG: smd:Smed_1749 ABC transporter related) has product MNEAMPAAAPVLSLRKLSVDARTPEGRKPVLQDVSFELAGGETLCIAGESGSGKSVTSLSIMGLLPKASLRVASGSVLLGERDLLKLSDRGMRSVRGGDIAMVFQEPMTSLNPVMSVGNQLTEAIRAHQGSENAEAVALKMLDAVQITDPARRLKQYPHELSGGMRQRVMIAMALSCRPKVLIADEPTTALDVTVQAQILRLMRELKREFGASIILITHDMGVVAEMADRVVIMQNGRIVEQGTTLAIFQRPKEAYTQQLLAAVPRLGAFAGTDRPPRITQRAVETLHPDRTPVLNVRDLTVTYGNAASRFFKGKPPVAAVDDVSFDILPGETLGLVGESGSGKSTTGKAVLGLIPFKGNVLIDGRNIAGLSQREMRPVRRSAQMIFQDPYASLDPRMAVGKAIGEPMVIHGIGNHSERQDRVAELLRRVGLTPDAATRYPHEFSGGQRQRICIARALALEPKLIVADESVAALDVSVRARVLDLLLELQETMGLAYLFISHDMAVVERMSHNVAVMRAGRIIETGTRRDIFENPRDDYTRALIAAVPIPDPEVYRGKEAHA; this is encoded by the coding sequence GTGAACGAAGCCATGCCCGCCGCGGCACCGGTGCTCAGCCTTCGCAAGCTGAGCGTCGATGCCCGCACCCCCGAAGGCCGGAAGCCCGTTCTCCAGGATGTCAGCTTCGAGCTTGCAGGCGGCGAAACGCTCTGCATCGCCGGCGAATCCGGCTCCGGCAAGTCGGTCACCTCGCTGTCGATCATGGGGCTCTTGCCGAAAGCCTCGCTGCGGGTCGCCTCCGGCAGCGTGCTGCTTGGCGAGCGCGACCTGCTTAAGCTTTCCGACCGGGGGATGCGCAGCGTGCGCGGCGGCGATATCGCCATGGTGTTCCAGGAGCCGATGACCTCGCTCAACCCGGTCATGTCGGTCGGCAACCAGCTGACCGAAGCAATCCGCGCGCACCAGGGCAGCGAGAATGCCGAGGCGGTGGCGCTGAAGATGCTCGACGCCGTGCAGATCACCGACCCGGCCCGGCGGCTGAAGCAATATCCGCATGAGCTTTCCGGCGGCATGAGGCAACGGGTGATGATCGCCATGGCGCTCTCCTGCCGGCCGAAGGTGCTGATCGCCGACGAACCGACGACCGCACTCGACGTCACCGTACAGGCGCAGATCCTCAGGCTGATGCGCGAGTTGAAGCGCGAATTCGGCGCCTCGATCATCCTCATCACCCACGACATGGGCGTCGTCGCCGAAATGGCCGACCGCGTCGTCATCATGCAGAACGGCAGGATCGTCGAGCAGGGAACGACGCTCGCCATCTTCCAGCGGCCGAAGGAGGCCTATACGCAGCAACTGCTGGCCGCCGTCCCGCGGCTCGGCGCGTTTGCAGGCACCGACCGTCCACCGCGCATCACACAGCGCGCCGTCGAGACGCTGCATCCGGACCGCACGCCGGTCCTGAACGTGCGCGACCTCACCGTCACCTACGGCAATGCCGCAAGCCGGTTTTTCAAGGGCAAGCCGCCGGTCGCAGCCGTCGACGACGTTTCCTTCGATATCCTGCCGGGTGAAACGCTCGGCCTTGTCGGCGAAAGCGGTTCCGGCAAATCGACGACCGGCAAGGCCGTGCTCGGTCTCATCCCCTTCAAGGGCAACGTCCTGATCGACGGCCGCAATATTGCCGGCCTCAGCCAGCGCGAGATGCGGCCCGTGCGCCGCTCGGCGCAGATGATCTTCCAGGATCCCTATGCCTCGCTCGACCCGCGCATGGCTGTCGGTAAGGCGATCGGCGAACCGATGGTCATCCACGGCATCGGCAACCACAGTGAACGGCAGGACCGCGTCGCCGAACTGCTGCGCCGGGTCGGCCTGACGCCTGATGCGGCGACGCGCTATCCACACGAATTTTCAGGCGGCCAGCGCCAGCGCATCTGTATTGCCCGGGCCCTGGCACTGGAGCCGAAGCTGATCGTCGCCGACGAGAGCGTCGCAGCGCTTGACGTCTCGGTCCGCGCCCGGGTGCTCGACCTGCTGCTCGAACTGCAGGAGACGATGGGGCTCGCCTATCTCTTCATCTCCCACGACATGGCGGTGGTCGAGCGCATGTCGCACAACGTCGCCGTCATGCGCGCCGGCCGCATCATCGAAACCGGCACACGGCGGGATATCTTCGAAAACCCGAGAGATGACTACACCCGCGCGCTGATCGCCGCGGTTCCGATCCCCGATCCGGAGGTCTATCGCGGCAAGGAAGCGCATGCGTGA
- a CDS encoding hydroxyethylthiazole kinase (KEGG: ret:RHE_PE00337 hydoxyethylthiazole kinase protein~TIGRFAM: hydroxyethylthiazole kinase~PFAM: hydroxyethylthiazole kinase), with amino-acid sequence MQTKTTPGAMLKAMREKPPLVQCITNYVAMNIAANVLLASGASPAMVHAAEEAGEFAGIASALTINIGTLSTQWIDGMQAAAKAATSAGKPWVLDPVAHYATAFRRNAVADLLALRPTIIRGNASEIIALAGGESRGQGVDSRDPVEQAEGSARWLAERQRAVVAVTGAVDFVTDGERAVRIEGGSALMPQVTALGCSLTCLVGAFAATAPEDIFGATVAALATFAIAGEEAALGAAGPGSFSWRFLDALAALDAETLDARARISAA; translated from the coding sequence ATGCAGACCAAGACCACACCCGGAGCGATGCTGAAGGCGATGCGCGAGAAGCCGCCGCTCGTTCAGTGCATCACCAATTACGTCGCCATGAACATTGCCGCAAATGTTCTGCTTGCATCAGGCGCCTCGCCCGCCATGGTGCATGCCGCTGAAGAAGCCGGCGAGTTCGCCGGGATCGCCAGTGCGCTGACCATCAATATCGGCACGCTGTCGACGCAATGGATCGACGGCATGCAGGCAGCGGCGAAGGCGGCGACATCCGCCGGCAAACCCTGGGTGCTCGATCCGGTCGCGCATTATGCGACGGCTTTCCGCCGTAACGCCGTCGCCGACCTCCTGGCGCTGCGTCCGACCATCATCCGCGGCAACGCTTCCGAAATTATAGCGCTGGCCGGCGGAGAGAGCCGCGGCCAGGGCGTCGACAGCCGCGACCCGGTCGAACAGGCGGAAGGTTCGGCGCGATGGCTCGCTGAGCGGCAGCGGGCGGTCGTTGCCGTTACCGGCGCGGTTGATTTCGTCACCGACGGCGAGCGGGCCGTGCGCATCGAAGGCGGATCGGCCTTGATGCCGCAGGTCACAGCGCTCGGCTGCTCGCTCACCTGCCTCGTCGGCGCCTTTGCCGCGACGGCACCTGAGGATATTTTCGGCGCGACGGTTGCGGCACTTGCAACCTTCGCCATCGCCGGCGAGGAGGCCGCACTTGGAGCGGCCGGGCCCGGCTCCTTCTCCTGGCGCTTCCTCGATGCGCTGGCCGCGCTCGACGCCGAAACGCTTGACGCCAGGGCAAGGATATCAGCGGCATGA
- a CDS encoding thiamine-phosphate pyrophosphorylase (KEGG: ret:RHE_PE00336 thiamine-phosphate pyrophosphorylase protein~TIGRFAM: thiamine-phosphate pyrophosphorylase~PFAM: thiamine monophosphate synthase) codes for MKAFDLSLYLVLDPDLCAGIGMVETARLAIAGGATMVQLRDKHAGTIGMIETGRALKQALDGTGALLIVNDDVEAAIAIGADGLHIGQEDMDAMRARTMIGPDMILGLSVESEALANAVDPDLVDYTGVGPVFATPTKADHKQPIGFDGLARLVKASPVPSVAIGGLKADHVAQVFAAGASGLAVVSAICGTPDPEAATRRIAAEIRKARA; via the coding sequence ATGAAGGCTTTCGACCTTTCGCTCTATCTCGTCCTCGACCCCGATCTTTGCGCCGGGATCGGCATGGTCGAAACTGCGCGCCTTGCCATTGCCGGCGGCGCCACCATGGTGCAACTGCGCGACAAACATGCCGGCACCATCGGGATGATCGAGACCGGCCGCGCCCTGAAACAGGCATTGGATGGAACCGGCGCCCTCCTCATCGTCAACGACGATGTCGAGGCGGCCATCGCCATCGGCGCTGACGGGTTGCATATCGGCCAGGAGGACATGGATGCGATGAGAGCGCGGACGATGATCGGCCCCGACATGATCCTTGGCCTGTCGGTCGAGAGCGAGGCGCTTGCGAACGCGGTCGACCCTGATCTCGTCGACTACACGGGCGTCGGGCCAGTGTTTGCGACGCCGACCAAGGCCGACCACAAGCAGCCGATCGGCTTTGACGGCCTTGCAAGGCTGGTGAAGGCCTCGCCGGTGCCGTCCGTCGCTATCGGCGGGCTCAAGGCGGATCATGTCGCCCAGGTGTTCGCCGCCGGCGCCAGCGGGCTTGCCGTTGTCTCCGCCATCTGCGGCACGCCCGACCCCGAAGCGGCCACGCGCCGCATCGCTGCAGAAATCCGAAAGGCCCGCGCATGA
- a CDS encoding phosphomethylpyrimidine kinase (TIGRFAM: phosphomethylpyrimidine kinase~PFAM: Phosphomethylpyrimidine kinase type-1~KEGG: rec:RHECIAT_PA0000265 phosphomethylpyrimidine kinase protein) yields MIRNVLSIAGSDPSGGAGIQADLKAFSARGVYGMAVLTALTAQNTQGVSGVHLVPPQFVADQIKAVFADVRVDAVKIGMIANAGIAEAVAGALTDHRDIPIVIDPVMIAKGGAALLAPEAVDVLTRRLLPLATLLTPNLPEAAALLHQPVATNRAEMAAQAERLRALGPAAVLVKGGHLDSDESPDVLATAAGLHWFEARRVPTKNTHGTGCTLSSALAAELAKGASAREAVAIAKDYLAGAVAASGHLTVGSGHGPVQHFYALWKDGE; encoded by the coding sequence ATGATCCGCAACGTTCTCTCGATCGCCGGCTCCGATCCCTCCGGCGGCGCCGGCATCCAGGCGGATCTCAAGGCTTTTTCCGCCCGCGGCGTCTACGGCATGGCGGTGCTGACCGCGCTGACGGCGCAGAACACGCAAGGCGTCAGCGGCGTGCATCTGGTGCCGCCGCAATTCGTCGCCGACCAGATCAAAGCCGTCTTTGCCGATGTCCGCGTCGACGCCGTCAAGATCGGCATGATCGCCAATGCTGGCATCGCCGAAGCCGTTGCCGGTGCGCTGACTGACCACCGCGACATTCCGATCGTTATCGACCCGGTCATGATCGCCAAGGGTGGAGCCGCTCTGCTCGCGCCCGAAGCGGTCGACGTACTGACCCGCCGGCTGCTGCCGCTTGCCACGCTGCTGACCCCGAACCTGCCCGAAGCCGCCGCCCTACTGCACCAGCCGGTAGCGACAAACCGGGCGGAGATGGCGGCGCAGGCCGAGCGCTTGCGGGCGCTTGGACCGGCCGCAGTGCTGGTCAAGGGCGGCCATCTCGACAGCGACGAGAGCCCTGACGTGCTTGCCACGGCCGCCGGCCTGCACTGGTTCGAAGCCAGGCGCGTGCCGACCAAGAACACCCATGGCACCGGCTGTACGCTCTCCAGCGCCCTGGCGGCCGAGCTCGCCAAGGGCGCCTCGGCGCGGGAAGCCGTCGCCATCGCCAAGGACTACCTCGCCGGCGCGGTCGCGGCATCAGGACACCTCACCGTCGGCTCCGGCCACGGCCCGGTGCAGCATTTTTATGCGCTTTGGAAAGACGGCGAATAG
- a CDS encoding GCN5-related N-acetyltransferase (PFAM: GCN5-related N-acetyltransferase~KEGG: rec:RHECIAT_PA0000264 hypothetical protein): MPDLLVSLYSTELADLKRKAGDVGVSIRPALPPELHLIVSWVRERFSENWASEVAAAFSRQPVACLISVENGKLLGFACYDTTARGFFGPTGVDPDARGQGIGLALFSACLQTMKTLGHAYAFIGDAGPVDFYARNAGATIIPAPDKGIYEGMLRSTPK, encoded by the coding sequence GTGCCAGACCTGCTTGTGAGCCTATATTCCACTGAGCTCGCCGACCTGAAACGCAAAGCCGGCGATGTCGGCGTCTCCATCCGTCCGGCCCTCCCCCCGGAACTGCATCTTATCGTCAGCTGGGTTCGCGAACGGTTCAGCGAGAACTGGGCAAGCGAAGTCGCGGCCGCCTTCTCCCGCCAGCCCGTTGCCTGCCTGATATCAGTCGAAAACGGCAAGCTCCTGGGCTTTGCCTGCTATGACACGACGGCGCGCGGCTTCTTCGGCCCGACCGGCGTCGATCCCGACGCCCGCGGCCAGGGCATCGGGCTCGCCCTCTTTTCCGCCTGCCTTCAGACCATGAAGACGCTCGGCCACGCCTATGCCTTCATCGGCGATGCCGGCCCGGTCGATTTCTACGCCAGGAACGCAGGTGCAACGATCATCCCCGCCCCCGACAAGGGCATCTACGAAGGCATGCTGAGAAGCACGCCGAAATGA
- a CDS encoding Beta-N-acetylhexosaminidase (PFAM: glycoside hydrolase family 3 domain protein~KEGG: rec:RHECIAT_PA0000263 putative beta-N-acetylhexosaminidase protein): MSSTPLALFVGLPNPTISDDEFALFRETNPLGLFVGRRNQREPEQTRRLIDRFREAVGRDDAPVFTDQEGGRVQHLDAGPWPLFRSFGQFAELARRDFDLGKKALRLSSQAMGAMMTELGLSSGCSPVLDLVFETTSAVIGARSFGPGPDFVAALGREVVDGLLETGNMPVIKHIPGHGRATLDSHKERPVVDASRETLTATDFKPFVALKDTPWAMVAHVVYSAYDAELPASVSRVMHDVIRNDMGYEGVLISDCIFMQSLSGTLPERVKQVLDAGYDIALHSHGDIPESEAAAKAARPLTEAALQRIAAGKARLGNLKIDVRAAHAEVEDMFASALVS, from the coding sequence TTGTCCTCGACCCCGCTCGCCCTTTTCGTCGGCCTTCCGAATCCCACTATTTCGGATGATGAATTCGCCCTCTTTCGCGAAACCAATCCGCTCGGCCTCTTCGTCGGCCGGCGCAATCAGCGCGAGCCGGAGCAGACGAGGCGGCTGATCGACCGCTTCCGCGAAGCCGTCGGCCGCGACGACGCGCCTGTCTTCACCGACCAGGAAGGCGGCCGCGTTCAGCACCTCGATGCCGGCCCCTGGCCGCTCTTCCGCAGTTTCGGCCAGTTTGCCGAACTTGCGCGCCGCGATTTCGATCTCGGCAAAAAAGCACTGCGCCTTTCCTCCCAGGCCATGGGCGCGATGATGACGGAACTCGGCCTTTCCAGCGGCTGCTCGCCCGTTCTCGACCTCGTCTTCGAGACGACGAGTGCGGTCATCGGCGCCCGCTCTTTCGGCCCCGGTCCCGATTTCGTCGCTGCCCTCGGCCGCGAGGTGGTCGATGGCCTGCTCGAGACCGGCAACATGCCTGTCATCAAACATATTCCCGGCCATGGCCGCGCAACGCTCGATTCCCACAAGGAGCGTCCGGTCGTCGACGCCAGCCGCGAGACGCTCACCGCCACCGATTTCAAGCCATTCGTGGCGCTGAAGGATACGCCCTGGGCGATGGTCGCCCATGTCGTCTACTCGGCCTACGACGCGGAGCTGCCGGCGTCCGTCTCGCGTGTTATGCACGACGTGATCCGCAACGACATGGGCTATGAGGGCGTGCTGATTTCCGACTGCATCTTCATGCAGTCGCTCTCCGGCACCCTGCCGGAACGCGTCAAACAGGTGCTCGACGCAGGTTACGACATCGCGCTCCACAGCCACGGCGACATTCCGGAAAGCGAAGCCGCCGCCAAGGCCGCCCGCCCGCTGACGGAAGCTGCCCTGCAGCGGATCGCTGCCGGCAAGGCCCGCCTCGGCAATCTCAAGATCGATGTCCGCGCCGCCCATGCTGAAGTCGAAGACATGTTTGCAAGCGCTCTGGTCTCCTGA
- a CDS encoding extracellular solute-binding protein family 5 (PFAM: extracellular solute-binding protein family 5~KEGG: rec:RHECIAT_PA0000262 putative ABC transporter, substrate-binding protein), with translation MKKYLLAAAALTLLSGSAMAQTILTVNIEPATTWVRNFNPFNQTSSRQSTLDFIYEPLVVFNRFDSNKPVYRLAESFKLSDDLKSIDFKLRPNLKWSDGKPLTAADVKFTYDYLKKFPALDFVSIWTFITDVQAVDGQTVRFTLANPSSLAAEQISQLPIVPEHVWKDVADPVTFANETPVGSGPLTEVPRFTGQTYDQCRNPNYWDNEHLKVDCMRFPQLADNNQMLTATADGTLDWGVSFIPDIDNVYVSKDPAHFHYWYSPSSMVAFLFNLETANENNKKAFNDLKFRRAVSMALDRKTMIDVAGYGYPTLNEDPGLMGELYKSWADPSVKADFGKFATYDADAAKALLDEAGYNDKDGDGFRDNPDGTKISFSIIVPSAWTDWIDTVNLAVEGMQAVGIDAKIETPEEAVWTGNLINGTFDAAINSLPASASPYYPYKRAFSASDKGKTRFTAQRWFNPEVEKLVTEFTHTADLAKQKDAMNKAQRIVAENMPVIPVFNNPNWYQYNTKRFTGWSTKENPFVNPSISRTNPARLLNLLALEPVK, from the coding sequence ATGAAAAAATATCTTCTTGCCGCCGCCGCACTAACGCTGCTTTCGGGATCTGCCATGGCGCAAACGATCCTCACAGTGAATATCGAACCGGCGACGACCTGGGTCCGCAACTTCAACCCGTTCAACCAGACCTCGTCGCGTCAATCGACACTCGACTTCATCTACGAGCCGCTGGTCGTCTTCAATCGCTTCGACAGCAACAAGCCGGTCTATCGCCTGGCGGAAAGCTTCAAACTCTCCGACGATCTGAAGAGCATCGATTTCAAGCTGCGCCCGAACCTGAAATGGTCGGACGGTAAGCCGCTGACCGCAGCCGACGTCAAGTTCACCTATGATTACCTGAAGAAATTTCCGGCGCTCGACTTCGTCAGCATCTGGACCTTCATCACCGATGTGCAGGCCGTCGACGGCCAGACGGTGCGCTTCACGCTCGCCAATCCGAGCTCGCTCGCCGCCGAGCAGATCTCGCAACTGCCGATCGTTCCGGAACATGTCTGGAAGGACGTTGCCGATCCCGTCACCTTCGCCAACGAGACACCTGTTGGCAGCGGCCCGCTGACGGAAGTGCCGCGCTTCACCGGCCAGACTTACGACCAGTGCCGCAACCCGAACTACTGGGACAACGAGCACCTGAAAGTCGATTGCATGCGCTTCCCGCAGCTCGCCGACAACAATCAGATGCTGACGGCAACGGCCGACGGCACGCTCGACTGGGGCGTCTCCTTCATCCCCGATATCGACAATGTCTATGTTTCCAAGGACCCGGCGCATTTCCACTACTGGTATTCGCCAAGCAGCATGGTCGCCTTCCTGTTCAACCTGGAAACGGCGAACGAGAACAACAAGAAGGCCTTCAACGACCTGAAGTTCCGCCGTGCCGTCTCGATGGCACTCGACCGCAAGACGATGATCGACGTCGCAGGCTACGGCTATCCGACGCTGAACGAAGACCCCGGCCTGATGGGCGAGCTCTACAAGAGCTGGGCGGACCCGTCCGTCAAGGCCGACTTCGGCAAGTTCGCGACCTATGATGCCGATGCTGCCAAGGCCTTGCTCGACGAGGCGGGCTACAACGACAAGGACGGCGACGGCTTCCGCGACAATCCCGACGGCACCAAGATCTCCTTCTCGATCATCGTCCCCAGCGCCTGGACGGACTGGATCGATACCGTCAACCTCGCGGTCGAGGGCATGCAGGCGGTCGGGATCGACGCCAAGATCGAAACGCCGGAGGAAGCCGTCTGGACCGGAAACCTCATCAACGGCACCTTCGATGCGGCGATCAACAGCCTGCCGGCATCGGCCTCGCCCTATTACCCCTACAAGCGCGCTTTCAGTGCTTCGGATAAGGGCAAGACCCGCTTCACCGCGCAGCGCTGGTTCAATCCGGAGGTCGAAAAACTCGTCACCGAGTTCACCCATACCGCCGACCTTGCCAAGCAGAAGGATGCGATGAACAAGGCGCAGCGCATCGTCGCCGAAAACATGCCTGTGATTCCGGTGTTCAACAATCCGAACTGGTATCAGTACAACACCAAGCGCTTCACCGGCTGGTCGACCAAGGAAAACCCCTTCGTCAATCCGTCGATCTCGCGGACCAATCCGGCACGCCTGCTGAACCTGCTGGCCCTCGAGCCGGTCAAGTAA
- a CDS encoding binding-protein-dependent transport systems inner membrane component (PFAM: binding-protein-dependent transport systems inner membrane component~KEGG: ret:RHE_PE00331 putative peptide ABC transporter, permease protein) — MAFLLRRLVFYMAAFIAAATINFFLPRLMPGDPVQIMFSSAGTELPPESLQALKLTFGFVDGPLWQQYLTYLGSIFTGDLGRSIKYFPLPVTSVLGHALVWTVGLMGTATIVSFALGTFLGIVAAWRRGSQFDVVVSVGAIFATSVPAVVTSLIVLFIFGFTLGWFPNGYAADPSLDPAFSLQYIGSLAYHGILPMVTLCTVLIGGFTVTMRNNMINLLGEDYIVMARAKGLSDRHVMLWYAARNALLPTVSSLAIAIGTILGGSLVTEVVYNYPGLGNILYQAILARDYPVIQGQLLIMTATMLIANFIVDVSYVLLDPRLKGA, encoded by the coding sequence ATGGCTTTCCTGCTTCGCCGCCTCGTCTTCTACATGGCAGCCTTCATCGCGGCAGCGACGATCAATTTCTTCCTGCCGCGGCTGATGCCCGGCGATCCCGTGCAGATCATGTTTTCCAGCGCCGGCACCGAATTGCCGCCGGAAAGCCTGCAGGCGCTGAAGCTCACCTTCGGCTTCGTCGACGGTCCGCTCTGGCAGCAGTACCTCACTTATCTCGGCAGCATCTTCACCGGCGATCTCGGCCGCTCGATCAAATATTTTCCGCTGCCGGTCACCTCGGTGCTCGGCCATGCGCTGGTCTGGACCGTCGGCCTGATGGGCACGGCGACGATCGTCAGCTTTGCGCTCGGCACCTTCCTCGGCATCGTCGCCGCCTGGCGCCGTGGCAGCCAGTTCGATGTCGTCGTCTCCGTCGGCGCGATCTTCGCAACCTCGGTACCAGCCGTCGTCACCTCGCTGATCGTGCTCTTCATCTTCGGCTTCACGCTCGGCTGGTTTCCGAACGGTTATGCCGCCGACCCATCGCTCGATCCGGCCTTCAGCCTGCAATATATCGGCAGCCTCGCCTATCACGGCATCCTGCCGATGGTGACGCTCTGCACCGTGCTGATCGGCGGCTTCACCGTCACCATGCGCAACAACATGATCAACCTGCTCGGCGAGGATTATATCGTCATGGCCCGCGCCAAGGGCCTTTCCGACCGGCATGTGATGCTCTGGTACGCTGCGCGCAACGCCCTGCTGCCGACCGTCTCCAGCCTTGCCATCGCCATCGGCACCATCCTCGGCGGCTCGCTGGTGACGGAGGTCGTCTATAACTACCCCGGCCTCGGCAACATTCTCTACCAGGCGATCCTCGCCCGCGATTACCCCGTCATTCAGGGCCAGCTCCTCATCATGACCGCGACCATGCTGATCGCCAATTTTATCGTCGACGTCAGCTATGTGCTGCTTGACCCGCGGCTGAAGGGAGCGTGA
- a CDS encoding binding-protein-dependent transport systems inner membrane component (PFAM: binding-protein-dependent transport systems inner membrane component~KEGG: rec:RHECIAT_PA0000260 putative ABC transporter, permease protein): protein MKTLLRNRKALIGLVIIAFIVLVAIAAPLLTQYDPAARTGRPHQPPSLDHILGTTRIGQDVFARLIYGARTSLAVGFGAGLLITLVGTALGIISGYRGGKTDEIISFFTNMVLVVPNLPLLLVLAAFIGQASPLVIALILGATSWAWGARVTRAETLSVKQKDFVKSAEMMGEPQWRIMTFEIFPNVISIVGINFIGSVIFAIITEATLEFLGLGDPRAISWGTMLYNAQKASALSVGAWWDILTPCFALAFLGIGMSLLNFAVDEIANPRLRTGNHLKRWSLLVRTGEGRL from the coding sequence ATGAAGACCCTGCTTCGAAACCGCAAGGCGCTGATCGGTCTCGTCATCATCGCTTTCATCGTCCTCGTCGCGATCGCAGCGCCCCTGCTGACGCAGTACGATCCCGCCGCCCGCACCGGGCGGCCGCACCAGCCGCCATCGCTCGACCACATCCTCGGCACCACCCGCATCGGCCAGGATGTCTTTGCCCGACTGATCTACGGCGCCCGCACTTCGCTTGCCGTCGGCTTCGGCGCCGGCCTGCTGATCACGCTCGTCGGGACCGCACTCGGCATCATCTCCGGCTATCGCGGCGGCAAGACCGACGAGATCATCAGCTTCTTCACCAATATGGTGCTGGTCGTTCCGAACCTACCGCTGCTGCTCGTGCTCGCCGCTTTCATCGGCCAGGCAAGCCCCCTCGTCATCGCCCTCATCCTCGGCGCCACCTCCTGGGCATGGGGTGCACGCGTCACCCGCGCCGAAACGCTCTCCGTCAAGCAGAAGGATTTCGTCAAATCCGCCGAGATGATGGGCGAGCCGCAATGGCGCATCATGACATTCGAGATCTTTCCCAACGTGATTTCAATCGTCGGCATCAATTTCATCGGCAGCGTCATCTTCGCGATCATCACCGAGGCGACGCTCGAGTTCCTCGGCCTCGGCGATCCGAGAGCGATCTCCTGGGGCACGATGCTCTACAATGCGCAGAAGGCTTCGGCTCTTTCGGTCGGCGCCTGGTGGGATATTCTCACCCCCTGCTTCGCGCTCGCCTTTCTCGGCATCGGCATGTCATTGCTGAACTTCGCCGTCGACGAGATCGCCAATCCGCGGCTGCGCACCGGCAATCATCTGAAGCGCTGGTCCCTGCTCGTTCGAACAGGGGAGGGCCGCCTGTGA